Proteins encoded within one genomic window of Granulicella pectinivorans:
- a CDS encoding shikimate kinase, which translates to MSVQSAKPEEATMPTTPASLGNVRRIVLTGFMGAGKSTIGRELAARLGWKFLDLDHHLEQRTQATIPELFERHGEPHFRRLESAALVSTLALTDTVIALGGGTPEIHTNRLLIEQAPGTLTIFLDAPFPVLFDRCVLQALNPGATDRPVLKDPVLAESRFRLRQPLYRRLARLTQPTEDQTPAETVTAILERLPK; encoded by the coding sequence ATGTCCGTCCAGTCCGCCAAGCCCGAAGAAGCCACGATGCCCACCACGCCCGCATCCCTCGGAAACGTCCGCCGCATCGTCCTTACCGGCTTCATGGGCGCCGGCAAGTCCACCATTGGCCGTGAGCTCGCCGCGCGCCTTGGATGGAAGTTCCTCGACCTCGACCACCACCTGGAGCAGCGCACCCAGGCGACGATCCCCGAGCTCTTCGAGCGCCACGGCGAGCCGCACTTCCGCCGCCTCGAATCCGCCGCTCTCGTCTCCACCCTGGCCCTCACCGACACCGTGATCGCCCTGGGCGGAGGCACGCCCGAGATTCACACCAACCGTCTCCTCATCGAGCAGGCCCCTGGCACCCTCACCATCTTCCTCGACGCGCCCTTCCCTGTTCTCTTCGACCGCTGCGTCCTTCAGGCGCTCAACCCCGGCGCCACCGACCGGCCCGTCCTCAAGGATCCGGTGCTGGCCGAGTCGCGTTTCCGGCTGCGCCAGCCGCTCTACCGGCGACTCGCCCGCCTGACGCAGCCCACGGAAGACCAAACGCCGGCCGAAACCGTGACCGCCATCCTGGAGCGTCTGCCGAAATAA
- a CDS encoding RNA polymerase sigma factor, whose protein sequence is MTLVPPADEPSAKPNSGLFKRNPPIAGEAEAIEAAKNGDAEAFSKLYALHKRRVYTLCLRMLGNVSEAEDMTQEAFLHLFRKLGSFRGESAFSTWLHRLTVNLVLMHLRKKGLNLVSLEETINPSEDDAPKRDFGSRDPMLTGSVDRVALERAVASLPPGYRMVFVLHDVEGFEHNEIATMLNCSTGNSKSQLHKARLKLRDLLRQTGHSNPALSPTDGFKETAL, encoded by the coding sequence ATGACCCTTGTTCCACCCGCAGATGAACCCTCCGCAAAGCCGAACTCCGGACTGTTCAAACGGAATCCGCCCATTGCCGGAGAAGCCGAGGCTATCGAGGCGGCAAAGAACGGCGACGCCGAGGCGTTTTCCAAGCTCTACGCCCTGCACAAGCGCCGCGTCTACACGCTCTGCCTGCGCATGCTCGGCAACGTGTCCGAAGCCGAGGATATGACTCAGGAGGCGTTCCTCCATCTCTTCCGCAAGCTCGGCAGCTTCCGCGGCGAGAGCGCCTTTTCGACCTGGCTGCACCGCCTTACGGTCAACCTTGTGCTGATGCATCTGCGCAAGAAGGGCCTGAATCTCGTCTCGCTCGAAGAGACCATCAACCCGTCCGAAGATGACGCGCCCAAGCGCGACTTCGGCAGCCGCGACCCCATGCTCACGGGTTCGGTCGACCGCGTTGCCCTCGAGCGCGCCGTCGCCTCCCTGCCTCCCGGCTACCGCATGGTCTTCGTGCTGCATGACGTGGAAGGCTTTGAGCACAATGAAATCGCCACCATGCTGAACTGCTCGACAGGCAATAGCAAGTCCCAGCTCCACAAAGCACGGCTTAAGTTGCGAGATCTGCTGCGTCAGACAGGCCACTCCAACCCAGCCCTTAGCCCAACCGATGGGTTCAAGGAGACCGCTCTATGA
- a CDS encoding ThiF family adenylyltransferase: MPPEDASHLAPDLTDRYSRQILFPGIGADGQRHLASAHAAIIGTGATGAATAALLARAGVGTLTLIDRDYVEPSNLQRQILFDEADAQACLPKAEAARRHIALFNSSVTVHAAIADLIPANIGELLGAEKRIDVYLDCTDNFETRYLLNDYAVQQGKPWIYAAAVGAYAATMNILPTETACLACVFPKPPSGPVETCDTAGILSTAVNLAASLQVTEALKLLTRQPHLMRRSLLSFDLWTGDRSEIKTGKPDPDCPVCAGRIFTHLAGEGRPHITLCGRNSVQIHEHHRPVSFAEMRSRLEQHPDIEDLRSNDLLLRFRRGPYTVTLFPDGRALIQGTTDIAQARTLYARFIGS; this comes from the coding sequence ATGCCTCCTGAAGACGCCTCACACCTCGCACCCGACTTGACGGACCGCTACTCCCGCCAGATCCTCTTCCCCGGCATCGGCGCCGACGGTCAGCGGCACCTGGCGTCCGCGCACGCCGCCATCATCGGCACCGGAGCCACCGGAGCCGCCACTGCCGCACTGCTCGCCCGGGCGGGAGTGGGCACCCTGACCCTGATCGACCGCGACTATGTCGAGCCCTCGAATCTCCAGCGTCAGATCCTCTTCGACGAGGCCGACGCCCAGGCCTGCCTGCCCAAGGCGGAGGCCGCCCGCCGCCACATCGCCCTCTTCAACTCATCCGTTACGGTGCATGCCGCGATCGCGGACCTGATTCCCGCGAATATTGGCGAACTGCTGGGCGCTGAAAAGAGGATCGACGTTTATCTCGACTGCACCGACAACTTCGAGACTCGATACCTGCTGAACGATTACGCCGTCCAGCAGGGCAAACCGTGGATCTACGCCGCCGCCGTGGGCGCGTACGCCGCGACGATGAACATCCTCCCGACCGAGACGGCATGCCTGGCATGCGTCTTCCCCAAGCCTCCCTCCGGCCCGGTCGAGACCTGCGACACGGCCGGCATTCTCTCCACCGCCGTCAACCTGGCTGCGTCCCTGCAGGTTACCGAGGCCCTGAAGCTGCTTACGCGCCAGCCCCACCTCATGCGCCGCTCGCTTCTCTCCTTCGACCTCTGGACCGGCGACCGCTCCGAGATCAAGACGGGCAAACCCGATCCCGACTGCCCGGTCTGCGCCGGACGCATCTTTACCCATCTGGCAGGCGAGGGCCGTCCCCATATCACGCTCTGCGGCCGAAACTCCGTGCAGATCCACGAGCACCACCGGCCCGTCTCGTTTGCGGAGATGCGGAGCCGCCTGGAACAGCATCCGGATATCGAAGATCTCCGCTCCAACGATCTTCTGCTTCGCTTCCGGCGCGGGCCGTACACCGTGACGCTCTTCCCGGACGGTCGCGCCCTCATCCAGGGAACGACCGATATTGCGCAGGCCCGCACGCTCTATGCCCGCTTCATCGGGAGCTGA
- a CDS encoding outer membrane protein assembly factor, with protein sequence MFRAAKPLGRLRNGVCGVGLVVALAAVPCAWGQVPAPITSAPVMSAPTQSAPALAVPATSAPVPSVPAIKARPAAQGSPGTSADQSIGPVRAPLAVNVWDWKGLRVEKIQFEGVSFDGEDTLPKSLEQQPGQPLDPEKVRASLRRLYASGRYRDVSVRGIRTGDTVSLVFEGPARLYVGRVQIVGIKNERLSSLAEYGTKLSPGTAFTEASVPAGVEGIKQALSSNGYLASEVTVKTDEDAANQQMNVTYFVTIGPQAKVGNVVVEGTDIGLTTEEFRKKGKLKAGSKVTRDTTSNALDKLRTQYQKKDRLEATVSLQKSTYDTKRKMLDYDFKASQGPIVKVVVDGAKVSKSRLHLLVPVFEESTVDNDLLNEGTHNIKEFMQQQGYFDASVTVKVDGEGTPQQTITYTVDKGRAHKVVDVTIAGNKYFSTDVLKERLQVQKADAYLRSGRYSAALVKSDENSIAAIYRANGFNAVKVSSSVKDVDPPGGAKPRSKALISAAFKVDEGPQQKFGPVLLAGVDASREKDVRALLNAEKGQPFSLITLSGDRDAVLGYYVSHGFDQAKVEIKQAVETADATATDVTLNVTEGQQVFVDKVLVSGIERTKPQVVKDQIKVSAGDPLDQSALLQTQRNLYNLALFNEVIAAVQNPAGQAPTKNVLVQVTEAKRWDVTYGFGFEAQTGTPAQGDISTASKIQLGLDPNKQYTQEGKTGVSPRVSLDISRINLRGKDESLTLHTTYGLLEKIATLSFLNPHLKGSPNFSASVSGGYSNVSNISTFTASTLQFDLRITQKWRKTDTFIYDFQYRRVAVDPNSLQVSANLIPLLSQPVRVGGPSITWLHDRRDPSPLDAVKGSYTSIQEFIASSKFGSQTSFNKVDVTNSTYYQFGKNSRRRYTFARNTRFGVETPFGTNPNATNPECAGVLLDTNASCNAVPLPERLYAGGASSHRGFPINGAGPRDLQTGYPVGGSAVFINTLELRLPPPTLPYVGDSVNFVLFHDMGNVFQNVNEVLSSAKRFSQPDRDTCKVVTNPGESVGTCNFNYFSHAVGVGARYKTPVGPVRVDFSYNLNPPIYPVIYDFNGSVPHYGTASHFNFFFSIGQSF encoded by the coding sequence TTGTTTCGAGCTGCTAAGCCGCTGGGGCGGTTGAGGAACGGAGTTTGCGGCGTTGGCCTGGTGGTCGCACTGGCCGCGGTGCCTTGCGCATGGGGACAGGTTCCTGCGCCGATTACCTCCGCACCGGTGATGTCCGCTCCAACCCAGTCTGCTCCGGCGCTGGCGGTTCCCGCCACGTCCGCTCCGGTGCCGTCTGTTCCGGCAATCAAGGCCAGACCGGCGGCGCAGGGATCTCCGGGGACCTCGGCGGATCAGTCGATCGGCCCGGTCCGGGCTCCGCTGGCGGTCAACGTGTGGGATTGGAAGGGTTTGCGCGTCGAGAAAATCCAGTTTGAGGGCGTTAGCTTCGATGGCGAGGATACGTTGCCGAAGTCGCTCGAGCAGCAGCCCGGGCAGCCACTCGATCCGGAGAAGGTGCGTGCGAGCCTGCGGCGTCTCTACGCGAGTGGACGCTACCGGGACGTTTCGGTGCGCGGAATACGAACGGGCGATACCGTGTCGCTGGTCTTCGAAGGACCGGCGCGCCTCTACGTGGGCCGGGTGCAGATCGTCGGGATCAAGAACGAGCGACTGAGTTCGCTGGCTGAGTATGGCACGAAGCTGTCGCCGGGGACTGCGTTTACCGAGGCGTCCGTGCCGGCGGGCGTGGAAGGCATCAAGCAGGCACTGAGCTCGAATGGATACCTGGCCTCCGAGGTCACGGTGAAGACGGATGAAGACGCCGCGAACCAGCAGATGAATGTAACGTACTTCGTTACGATCGGTCCGCAGGCCAAGGTGGGGAACGTCGTCGTGGAAGGGACCGACATCGGCCTGACGACCGAGGAGTTTCGCAAGAAGGGCAAGTTGAAGGCGGGCTCGAAGGTGACGCGGGATACGACCAGCAACGCGTTGGACAAGCTGCGGACGCAGTATCAGAAGAAGGACAGGCTGGAGGCGACGGTCTCGCTGCAGAAGTCGACCTACGATACGAAGCGCAAAATGCTGGACTACGACTTCAAGGCGAGCCAGGGTCCCATCGTCAAGGTCGTGGTGGATGGCGCGAAGGTCTCGAAGAGCAGACTGCATCTTCTGGTCCCGGTGTTTGAGGAGAGCACGGTCGACAACGATCTGCTCAACGAAGGCACGCACAACATCAAGGAGTTCATGCAGCAGCAGGGCTACTTCGATGCGTCGGTCACGGTGAAGGTCGATGGCGAAGGAACGCCACAGCAGACGATCACCTATACCGTCGACAAGGGACGCGCGCATAAGGTTGTCGACGTCACGATTGCCGGCAACAAGTACTTCAGCACGGATGTCTTGAAAGAGCGTCTACAGGTGCAGAAGGCGGACGCATACCTGCGCAGTGGCCGATACAGCGCAGCGCTGGTGAAGTCCGACGAGAACTCGATTGCGGCCATCTATCGCGCGAACGGATTCAATGCCGTGAAGGTCAGCTCGTCCGTGAAGGATGTCGATCCTCCGGGTGGCGCGAAGCCGCGGTCGAAAGCCTTGATCAGCGCGGCGTTCAAAGTGGATGAGGGACCCCAGCAGAAATTTGGGCCGGTCCTGCTTGCCGGTGTCGACGCGTCGCGCGAGAAGGATGTGCGAGCTCTGCTGAATGCCGAGAAGGGGCAGCCGTTCTCGTTGATTACGCTCTCGGGCGATCGCGACGCGGTGCTCGGCTACTACGTGAGCCACGGCTTCGACCAGGCCAAGGTGGAGATCAAGCAGGCGGTCGAAACGGCGGACGCGACGGCCACCGATGTCACGCTGAACGTGACCGAGGGCCAGCAGGTCTTTGTCGACAAAGTGCTGGTCTCGGGCATCGAGCGCACCAAGCCGCAGGTGGTGAAGGACCAGATCAAGGTCAGCGCGGGTGATCCGCTCGATCAGAGCGCATTGCTGCAGACGCAGCGGAATCTTTACAACCTGGCTCTGTTCAACGAGGTGATCGCCGCGGTCCAGAATCCTGCGGGGCAGGCTCCCACGAAGAATGTGCTGGTTCAGGTGACAGAAGCAAAGCGCTGGGATGTGACGTACGGCTTCGGTTTCGAGGCGCAGACCGGCACGCCCGCACAGGGAGATATCTCGACCGCTTCGAAGATCCAGTTGGGCCTCGATCCGAACAAGCAATACACGCAGGAGGGCAAGACCGGCGTCAGCCCGCGCGTTTCGCTCGACATCTCCCGCATCAACCTGCGCGGCAAGGACGAGTCGCTGACCCTGCATACGACGTATGGACTGCTCGAAAAGATCGCGACGCTCAGCTTCCTGAATCCTCACCTGAAGGGCAGTCCGAACTTCTCCGCTTCGGTCTCGGGCGGCTATTCGAATGTCTCGAACATCTCCACCTTTACTGCTTCGACACTGCAGTTCGACCTCCGCATCACGCAGAAGTGGCGCAAGACCGACACGTTCATCTACGACTTTCAGTACAGGCGCGTGGCCGTAGATCCCAACAGCCTGCAGGTCTCGGCGAACCTGATTCCTCTGCTCTCGCAGCCGGTCCGTGTGGGTGGCCCATCCATCACATGGCTTCACGATCGCCGCGATCCTTCGCCGCTCGATGCCGTGAAAGGTTCGTACACGTCGATTCAGGAGTTCATCGCGTCGTCAAAGTTCGGTTCACAAACCTCGTTCAACAAAGTGGACGTCACGAACTCTACGTACTACCAGTTCGGCAAGAACAGCAGACGCCGCTATACCTTTGCGCGCAACACACGCTTCGGGGTCGAGACCCCGTTCGGCACCAACCCGAATGCGACCAACCCTGAATGCGCCGGCGTGCTGTTGGATACGAATGCAAGCTGCAATGCCGTGCCCTTGCCGGAGCGCCTCTATGCCGGTGGCGCATCGTCGCATCGCGGCTTCCCCATCAACGGAGCCGGTCCGCGCGATCTGCAGACTGGCTATCCCGTCGGCGGCTCGGCGGTTTTCATCAACACACTGGAACTGCGGCTGCCGCCACCCACTCTTCCCTATGTCGGCGATAGCGTCAACTTCGTCCTCTTTCACGACATGGGCAACGTATTCCAGAACGTCAATGAAGTCCTCTCGAGCGCCAAGCGGTTCTCGCAGCCCGATCGTGATACCTGCAAGGTCGTCACCAATCCGGGCGAGTCGGTCGGCACCTGCAACTTCAATTACTTCTCACACGCGGTGGGCGTCGGCGCACGGTACAAGACGCCGGTCGGGCCAGTACGTGTCGATTTTAGTTACAATCTCAACCCGCCCATCTACCCGGTCATCTACGACTTCAACGGCAGCGTCCCGCACTACGGCACAGCCAGCCACTTCAACTTCTTCTTCAGCATCGGACAGAGCTTCTGA
- a CDS encoding peptidylprolyl isomerase, protein MTKHVLIRVAMLAILAEACVAQVPANKSVRPVTPAQAGQTIDRVIAIVNGDLILESDVDEEKRFAAFQPFSTGGKDFTREKAVERLINRTLILQQSRLQTIGGVKDEAVAAQIQTLRKDIPACKQYHCETDEGWKKFVADQGFTETELQQRWKQRMEVLSYIENRFRMGIRVTPEEISDYYKKDLLPQYAKAKAVAPPLDELSDRIQEILLQQQVSKLLQDWLTSLRVQGTVQILKPGEVAP, encoded by the coding sequence ATGACAAAACATGTGCTAATCCGTGTGGCGATGCTGGCAATCCTGGCAGAGGCGTGCGTCGCGCAGGTGCCCGCCAACAAGTCTGTACGGCCCGTAACGCCGGCACAAGCCGGACAGACCATCGACCGGGTGATCGCGATCGTCAATGGGGATCTCATCCTCGAAAGCGATGTCGATGAAGAGAAGCGCTTCGCCGCGTTTCAGCCGTTCTCGACGGGCGGCAAGGACTTTACCCGGGAGAAGGCAGTCGAGCGGCTCATCAACCGAACCTTGATCTTGCAACAGTCGCGGTTACAGACAATCGGCGGCGTGAAGGATGAGGCTGTGGCAGCGCAGATTCAGACGCTGCGCAAGGACATCCCGGCCTGCAAACAGTATCACTGCGAAACGGACGAGGGATGGAAGAAGTTCGTTGCAGACCAGGGCTTTACGGAGACGGAGTTGCAGCAGCGCTGGAAGCAGAGGATGGAGGTGCTCTCGTACATCGAGAACCGCTTCCGCATGGGCATCCGCGTCACGCCGGAAGAGATCAGCGACTATTACAAGAAGGATTTATTGCCGCAGTATGCGAAGGCAAAGGCGGTGGCACCGCCTCTCGATGAACTGAGCGATCGTATTCAGGAAATTCTCCTCCAGCAGCAGGTAAGCAAGCTGTTGCAGGATTGGTTGACGAGTCTGAGGGTACAGGGAACGGTACAGATTCTGAAGCCCGGTGAGGTGGCACCGTGA
- a CDS encoding translocation/assembly module TamB domain-containing protein, whose product MSATNEEQKKRKSLHIGRKCAWVLGGVVGLLLVVLSLGAWYTTTGDFQRRVGKQVVSVLEDATGGRVELGRITFNLWHLAIEADGLVIHGLEGPGEAPYLAADKILIRLKIVSFFQHTAGGLASHIGLNLLRVEQPHAHLIVDKDGKTNQPTPKHPSTSTEPFQDTVLDLKAKDVELVNGVVLLNNRAIPFDLSANDLQAKVNYITSTDRYGIVLDLNDLRTKMAKEPEAQSKVHVEAEFGRDMAALNKLELHTGKSSDLRASANITHFANPEWWAAADGTLELKQISVLSGFDGLGPGTVDLDIKGHNCNVSPATAQKKPGIFRRRKNEEINASVKTLPPDPDCKAGYLLIGSAKVHGASYQDEYVRLHDINGGAQLHITPTELLLTALTGYLPGGGSAMGELRIVNWLGEVPANTPTASPTAKAAVTTTNQTAVAMGAKAPVKLSTNIPQVQYAHAYLKATIDRIPLRTIMDVTAPKGYGDLGFDTAVSGPVEVEWGGPAAQIADSVQVQGDLKFAPTGVVRKGALNNIPVTGQTLAHYDGRTEVVNIQHILLQTPGTILNASGVLGVNLGDRLTNLQADATVRDIGEYDQLLQTLGFEANGKKGSAAIPVDLHGALVFHGTASGPIRNLDVKGHLEGDQLQVKLGTAANVQIDSLVGDADYSPRGLSVASSTIKQGAAVLHLGGSFRPRRIVSKRGVEDWVWDEGTTVDANVQLATAPILDLLKIAGQQDKIPVTGTVGIDGHLVGTFQNLSGSGHVSLANGVAYGEPYEAAHVTMSVTGQDIEASQIALQLHGMTIAGNGGYDLSSKHLHGHLEGNNLMLSKFTTVQKANLNGDGTVSLVADANGTMTEPNLKAHVSVANVTIQGKPVGELTADLHSAGSTVFYTAKSTVLGAGVTADGQTALTGDYQTTAKLTVAGFDVGKPLALFGDSSLKGSSSINGVVDVSGPAKTPLAMAGSANFENFVVKLNGYELKAAEPLRVSLKNGVALLEQVHITGQDTDLHLGGTAQVLGVTNPKGGTLNLNAKGSVSPQLAHTFDPDIIASGKVTFTVAAGGTMKSPALTGKVIFDQVNAAVDGIPNGLTNMNGTLIFNEDRLEVQSLTATTGGGQLKIGGFLTYRNGVYADLTATGDVVRVRLYGLSATANAKFRLQGGAQNALLSGTVLLTRFGIGADVDFAAFAGAGGVAAPPDPDAATNKIQLDVHVTSSPQLDFQNSYAKLAGTVDLTVRGTIAVPTVLGRIQITDGSATFAGTKYQLQRGDIYFTNPVRIDPVIDLDATARVENYDVTIGLHGTTTSLKPTYRSEPPLSEADVFNLLALGRTQEEAQLYQEQQVQAGTDPTTSALLGGALNATVSNRVEKLFGVGSVKIDPAFVGTLGTSAARITVQQQLSRQLTLTYATNVNSSAQQLIQVQYQLNPRMSVVATRDETGVFSIVYKIRQRYR is encoded by the coding sequence GTGAGCGCAACGAACGAAGAACAGAAAAAGAGGAAGAGTCTCCACATCGGGCGCAAGTGCGCATGGGTGCTTGGTGGGGTGGTGGGCCTTCTTCTCGTGGTACTCAGCCTTGGCGCCTGGTATACGACCACCGGAGACTTCCAAAGGCGTGTCGGCAAGCAGGTCGTCAGCGTGCTCGAAGACGCAACCGGCGGCCGCGTTGAGTTGGGCCGAATCACCTTCAACCTCTGGCATCTTGCAATCGAGGCAGATGGCCTCGTGATTCATGGTCTCGAAGGTCCGGGAGAAGCTCCCTATCTCGCCGCCGACAAGATCCTCATTCGTCTCAAGATCGTCAGCTTTTTCCAACATACGGCCGGTGGTCTTGCCTCGCACATCGGCCTGAATCTGCTGCGTGTCGAGCAGCCGCATGCGCACCTCATCGTCGATAAAGATGGCAAGACCAATCAGCCGACGCCAAAGCATCCAAGCACCAGCACCGAGCCGTTCCAGGACACGGTGCTGGACCTGAAAGCGAAGGATGTTGAGTTGGTCAACGGCGTTGTGCTCCTGAACAACAGAGCGATCCCCTTCGATCTTTCTGCGAACGATCTACAGGCCAAGGTCAACTACATCACGTCGACGGACCGCTATGGCATCGTTCTCGATCTGAACGACCTGCGCACGAAGATGGCGAAGGAGCCCGAAGCGCAGTCGAAGGTGCATGTGGAGGCCGAGTTCGGTCGCGACATGGCGGCGCTGAACAAGCTGGAGTTGCACACCGGCAAGAGTTCGGACCTGCGCGCCAGTGCGAACATCACGCACTTCGCGAATCCGGAGTGGTGGGCCGCCGCGGATGGAACGCTCGAACTGAAGCAGATTTCGGTGCTGTCTGGGTTCGACGGCCTCGGCCCGGGCACGGTGGACCTGGATATCAAGGGGCACAACTGCAACGTGAGTCCCGCCACCGCGCAGAAGAAGCCGGGCATCTTTCGCAGGAGAAAGAACGAAGAGATCAACGCTTCCGTAAAGACCCTGCCTCCCGATCCGGATTGCAAGGCGGGGTACCTGCTGATCGGTTCGGCGAAGGTGCATGGCGCCTCCTATCAGGATGAGTATGTGCGCCTGCATGACATCAATGGCGGAGCGCAGTTGCATATCACTCCCACGGAACTCCTGTTGACGGCGCTGACGGGATATCTTCCCGGCGGCGGAAGCGCCATGGGAGAGCTGCGCATTGTGAACTGGCTTGGTGAAGTGCCGGCGAATACGCCCACGGCTTCACCGACTGCCAAGGCCGCGGTCACCACGACCAACCAGACAGCCGTCGCGATGGGTGCGAAGGCTCCCGTCAAGCTCTCGACGAACATCCCGCAGGTACAGTACGCGCATGCCTATCTCAAGGCGACGATCGACAGGATTCCCCTGCGCACCATCATGGATGTGACCGCTCCGAAGGGCTATGGCGACCTGGGCTTCGATACCGCGGTGTCGGGACCGGTGGAGGTGGAGTGGGGCGGGCCCGCTGCGCAAATCGCGGATTCCGTGCAGGTGCAGGGCGATCTGAAGTTCGCTCCAACCGGCGTCGTGCGCAAGGGCGCGTTGAACAACATTCCCGTCACGGGCCAGACTCTGGCGCACTACGACGGACGCACCGAGGTCGTGAACATCCAGCACATCCTGCTGCAGACGCCGGGAACCATCCTGAACGCGAGTGGCGTGCTGGGCGTCAATCTTGGCGATCGCCTCACGAACCTGCAGGCCGATGCGACGGTGCGCGATATCGGCGAGTATGACCAGTTGCTGCAGACGCTTGGCTTCGAGGCCAATGGCAAGAAGGGAAGCGCGGCCATCCCCGTCGATCTGCATGGTGCTCTCGTGTTTCATGGAACCGCATCGGGACCGATCAGGAATCTCGATGTGAAAGGACACCTTGAAGGGGACCAGTTGCAGGTCAAGCTGGGCACCGCCGCGAACGTGCAGATCGACTCCCTGGTGGGCGATGCGGATTACTCGCCGCGCGGGCTTTCAGTAGCATCGTCCACCATCAAGCAGGGCGCGGCCGTGCTGCATCTCGGTGGATCGTTCAGACCACGGCGCATCGTCTCGAAGCGTGGCGTGGAGGACTGGGTCTGGGATGAAGGCACCACCGTCGACGCGAATGTGCAACTCGCGACGGCACCCATACTCGACCTGTTGAAGATTGCAGGGCAGCAGGACAAGATTCCTGTGACGGGCACGGTCGGGATCGACGGCCACCTCGTTGGAACCTTCCAGAACCTCAGCGGAAGCGGCCATGTCTCGCTCGCCAACGGTGTCGCCTATGGCGAGCCCTATGAAGCTGCCCATGTGACCATGAGTGTGACCGGCCAGGATATCGAAGCCAGCCAGATTGCCTTGCAACTGCACGGCATGACGATCGCCGGCAATGGCGGATACGATCTCAGCTCGAAGCACCTGCATGGCCATCTCGAAGGCAACAACCTGATGCTGTCGAAGTTCACGACGGTGCAGAAGGCGAACCTGAACGGCGATGGCACAGTAAGTCTCGTAGCCGATGCGAACGGCACGATGACGGAGCCGAATCTCAAGGCGCATGTCAGCGTCGCCAACGTCACCATACAGGGCAAGCCTGTGGGTGAACTGACAGCCGACCTCCACAGCGCGGGCAGCACCGTCTTCTATACGGCCAAGTCCACGGTGCTGGGTGCCGGTGTAACGGCCGATGGCCAGACCGCCCTGACCGGCGACTATCAGACAACCGCCAAGCTGACCGTCGCGGGCTTCGATGTCGGTAAACCGCTCGCGTTATTTGGCGACTCGAGCCTGAAGGGAAGCTCTTCCATCAACGGCGTGGTCGACGTGAGTGGGCCGGCGAAGACGCCCCTGGCCATGGCGGGCTCGGCGAACTTCGAGAACTTCGTCGTCAAGCTGAACGGGTATGAACTGAAGGCGGCGGAGCCTCTGCGCGTGAGCCTGAAGAACGGCGTCGCCCTGCTTGAGCAGGTCCACATCACCGGGCAGGATACGGACCTGCATCTGGGTGGCACAGCGCAGGTGCTGGGCGTCACCAATCCCAAGGGCGGCACGCTGAACCTGAACGCGAAGGGATCGGTGAGCCCGCAGTTGGCCCACACCTTCGATCCGGACATCATCGCCAGTGGCAAGGTCACGTTCACGGTAGCCGCGGGTGGAACGATGAAGAGTCCCGCGCTCACCGGCAAGGTGATCTTCGACCAGGTGAACGCCGCGGTCGATGGAATCCCCAACGGCCTGACCAACATGAACGGCACCCTCATCTTCAATGAAGACCGCCTTGAGGTGCAGAGCCTGACGGCGACCACCGGTGGTGGACAGTTGAAGATCGGCGGCTTCCTCACCTACCGCAACGGCGTCTATGCGGACCTTACGGCCACAGGCGACGTGGTCCGTGTCCGTCTGTATGGATTGAGCGCCACGGCGAACGCGAAGTTCAGGCTGCAGGGTGGTGCGCAGAACGCCCTGCTCAGCGGTACCGTGTTGCTCACGCGCTTCGGTATCGGCGCGGATGTGGACTTCGCCGCCTTCGCTGGCGCGGGTGGTGTCGCGGCACCGCCAGACCCTGACGCGGCGACGAACAAGATCCAGCTGGACGTCCATGTCACCAGCTCTCCGCAGCTCGATTTCCAGAACTCCTACGCGAAGCTCGCCGGCACCGTGGATCTCACCGTACGCGGCACGATTGCCGTGCCCACGGTCCTTGGCCGCATTCAGATCACCGACGGCAGCGCCACGTTCGCCGGCACCAAGTACCAGCTCCAGCGCGGAGATATCTACTTCACCAATCCGGTTCGGATCGATCCCGTGATCGATCTCGACGCGACCGCCCGCGTGGAGAACTACGACGTCACCATCGGCCTCCACGGCACGACCACAAGCCTGAAGCCGACCTACCGCTCCGAGCCGCCGCTCAGCGAGGCCGACGTCTTCAACCTGCTGGCGCTTGGACGCACGCAGGAGGAGGCGCAACTCTACCAGGAACAGCAGGTGCAAGCTGGCACCGATCCCACCACGAGCGCTCTCCTGGGTGGCGCGTTGAACGCCACTGTCTCGAATCGTGTCGAGAAGCTGTTCGGCGTGGGCAGTGTGAAGATCGATCCGGCGTTCGTCGGTACGCTCGGCACATCGGCCGCGCGCATCACCGTGCAACAGCAGTTGTCGCGGCAGTTGACCCTGACCTACGCGACCAACGTGAACTCCTCGGCGCAGCAGTTGATCCAGGTGCAATACCAACTGAACCCCCGCATGTCCGTGGTGGCGACACGCGACGAAACCGGTGTATTCAGTATCGTTTACAAGATTCGGCAGCGCTACCGCTAG